The Ensifer adhaerens genome contains a region encoding:
- a CDS encoding DUF2188 domain-containing protein, with amino-acid sequence MARITYTIVPHDGGWAYKAADAFSEPFPNRETALAAAKAAAAEQQVGGDDEEISFQDEEGHWHFEHTDGGDRPEATVEDG; translated from the coding sequence ATGGCGCGAATTACGTACACCATCGTTCCTCATGACGGCGGATGGGCCTATAAGGCCGCCGACGCCTTTTCGGAACCCTTTCCCAACCGCGAAACGGCGCTTGCCGCCGCCAAGGCCGCCGCCGCCGAACAGCAAGTCGGCGGCGACGACGAGGAGATCAGCTTCCAGGACGAAGAGGGCCACTGGCACTTCGAACACACGGATGGCGGCGATCGGCCTGAAGCGACCGTCGAAGACGGCTGA